One Acetobacterium sp. KB-1 DNA segment encodes these proteins:
- a CDS encoding MFS transporter, producing MKLDYRLTVLVGLGFMTVSAFWSLYDFVIPMIMLKAFEFGDTMAGVVMSLDNVLALFMLPLFGMLSDNTSTRMGRRMPYILGGTAMAVVSMLIIPYAVMANKLGLFIVALALALLSMSLYRSPAVALMPDVTPKPLRSKGNAVINLMGAVGGIMVLAMVALLAPDKANINYWPLFLGTAGVMVVGVIILKLTVNEPAEVIKMRHNSATLGIDVEEAEHDDTLVTHERLPKEYRKSLIFILLSVALWFMGYNAVTSAFSKYAMVSLNMQESQSASILMVASIAAIISFIPVGILSSRIGRKKMILVGVVVLATVFGTSAFYTGFNPLLFVSFALAGIAWAAINVNSLPMVLEMSKGANIGRYTGYYYTASMAAQVITPIISGALLEHLGYHTLMPYGALFVGLAFLTMMMVNHGDSKPIIGPSKLELFDVAD from the coding sequence ATGAAGCTGGATTACCGACTCACTGTTTTAGTAGGCCTGGGTTTTATGACTGTTAGTGCATTTTGGAGCCTGTATGATTTTGTGATTCCAATGATTATGTTAAAAGCCTTTGAATTTGGTGATACCATGGCTGGTGTGGTTATGTCCCTTGACAATGTTTTGGCGTTGTTTATGTTGCCTCTATTTGGGATGCTTTCGGATAATACCAGTACCAGGATGGGGAGACGGATGCCCTATATTTTAGGCGGTACGGCAATGGCAGTGGTCTCCATGCTGATCATTCCCTATGCGGTGATGGCCAATAAACTGGGGTTGTTTATTGTCGCCTTGGCTTTAGCACTGTTATCAATGTCCCTTTATCGATCACCGGCAGTGGCCCTGATGCCTGATGTGACACCAAAACCGCTTCGCTCCAAGGGCAATGCAGTGATTAATCTGATGGGTGCCGTCGGCGGGATTATGGTTTTGGCGATGGTCGCACTGCTGGCACCAGACAAAGCTAACATCAACTATTGGCCGCTGTTTTTGGGAACGGCCGGTGTTATGGTAGTGGGTGTCATTATTCTTAAACTGACCGTCAATGAACCGGCAGAAGTTATCAAAATGCGTCATAACAGTGCGACTTTGGGGATTGATGTTGAAGAAGCGGAGCATGACGATACCCTGGTCACTCATGAAAGACTTCCCAAAGAATATCGAAAGAGTCTGATTTTTATCCTTTTGTCGGTCGCCTTATGGTTTATGGGATATAATGCGGTAACCTCGGCCTTTTCTAAATATGCCATGGTTTCGTTGAATATGCAGGAATCCCAGTCGGCATCGATTTTAATGGTGGCCAGTATAGCCGCCATCATTTCTTTTATTCCAGTTGGGATTCTTTCTTCTCGGATTGGACGAAAGAAGATGATCCTTGTGGGTGTGGTGGTGCTGGCCACGGTTTTTGGAACATCGGCATTCTACACGGGATTTAATCCCCTGCTGTTTGTGTCTTTTGCTCTGGCTGGGATTGCCTGGGCGGCGATTAATGTCAATTCTCTGCCAATGGTGTTGGAAATGTCCAAGGGAGCCAACATTGGTCGCTATACCGGTTATTATTATACGGCATCGATGGCAGCTCAGGTGATTACACCGATTATTTCCGGTGCACTACTGGAACATTTGGGATATCATACCTTAATGCCCTATGGGGCTTTGTTTGTCGGGCTGGCATTTTTAACGATGATGATGGTGAACCATGGCGATTCAAAACCGATTATCGGGCCATCCAAGCTGGAGTTATTTGATGTGGCAGACTGA
- a CDS encoding YafY family protein: protein MKIDRLIGILSILLQQKKVTAPYLAEMFEVSRRTINRDIEDICKAGIPLTTTQGANGGIAIMEGYKIDKTLLSSAELQSILAGLKSLDSIAGTNQYRQLIDKLAVRGGVTQPDNHLVIDLSSHYKNSLAPKFETIKKAIDQRQVISFYYYSPKGESSRQIEPYLIVYQWSSWYIWGYCPERCDYRLFKLNRLWNLQVLDETYEPRILPEYNTQKQLAMPSQIHLVAEFDPAMKWRLIDEYGMDSYQMTREGKLRFEFYFSSQENLFSWLLSFGDGVELIKPEALREDILMIAKKIAEKYQ, encoded by the coding sequence ATGAAAATTGATCGGCTAATCGGGATACTATCGATTCTTCTACAGCAAAAAAAAGTGACGGCTCCTTACCTGGCAGAGATGTTTGAAGTCTCCCGCCGAACCATTAATCGGGATATTGAAGACATCTGCAAGGCTGGAATTCCGCTGACGACAACCCAGGGAGCAAACGGCGGGATCGCCATTATGGAAGGCTATAAGATCGATAAAACGCTATTATCATCAGCGGAGCTGCAGTCTATATTGGCAGGACTTAAGAGTCTGGACAGCATTGCCGGAACCAATCAATATCGGCAATTAATTGATAAACTGGCAGTGCGTGGGGGAGTGACCCAGCCGGATAATCATCTTGTTATTGATCTGTCCTCACACTATAAAAATTCATTGGCCCCCAAATTTGAAACCATTAAAAAAGCCATTGATCAGAGGCAGGTCATTTCTTTTTATTACTATTCACCAAAAGGCGAAAGCAGCCGACAGATTGAGCCTTATTTGATTGTCTATCAATGGTCATCCTGGTATATCTGGGGCTATTGTCCGGAGCGTTGTGATTACCGACTTTTTAAGCTCAATCGGCTCTGGAACCTGCAGGTGCTGGATGAGACCTATGAGCCCCGGATTCTGCCAGAATATAACACTCAGAAGCAATTGGCCATGCCCAGCCAGATTCATCTGGTGGCAGAATTTGACCCCGCTATGAAATGGCGGCTGATTGATGAATATGGGATGGACTCTTATCAAATGACCAGGGAAGGAAAACTCCGCTTTGAATTTTATTTCTCAAGCCAAGAAAATCTTTTTAGTTGGCTGCTGAGCTTTGGTGATGGGGTAGAATTAATAAAACCTGAAGCACTAAGAGAAGACATTTTGATGATTGCGAAAAAAATTGCTGAAAAATACCAGTGA
- a CDS encoding glycerophosphodiester phosphodiesterase family protein, translating into MIIIITMVTVGVILLYLFMISPAQLPPNSDTRLWQYHYAHRGLHNKDRSIPENSVLAFEKAVEAGYGMELDINLSADGQVVVFHDDNLLRVCGVDKLITDCSLMELLGYRLEQTGEGIPLLTDVLKRVNGQTPLIVELKNTKNWQLLCEKAAAILDHYPGSYCVESFHPGIVRWFYKNRPLVIRGQLSANHRSFEELPVWQSLMIASILTNVAARPHFVAYDHKDAHHRLSLRLFRQLGGKLAGWTIRDTDDPLRCMRFFDVIIFEFFRPAV; encoded by the coding sequence ATGATCATCATTATAACAATGGTAACCGTTGGCGTAATACTTTTATATCTGTTTATGATTTCGCCGGCTCAGTTGCCCCCCAATTCAGACACGAGACTCTGGCAATATCATTACGCCCATCGCGGCCTTCATAATAAGGATCGGTCGATTCCGGAAAACTCGGTGTTAGCCTTTGAGAAGGCCGTTGAGGCCGGATATGGGATGGAGCTGGATATCAATCTCAGTGCCGATGGACAGGTGGTGGTTTTTCATGATGACAATCTTCTGCGGGTCTGTGGTGTGGATAAATTGATCACCGATTGTTCCCTGATGGAACTTTTAGGATATCGCCTGGAACAGACCGGTGAAGGGATTCCCCTTTTGACGGATGTTTTGAAACGGGTCAATGGCCAAACACCACTTATCGTAGAGTTGAAAAACACCAAAAATTGGCAGCTGCTTTGTGAAAAAGCCGCAGCGATTCTGGATCATTATCCGGGCTCTTATTGTGTGGAGTCTTTTCATCCCGGCATTGTCCGATGGTTTTACAAAAATCGGCCGCTGGTGATCAGAGGACAGCTATCAGCTAACCATCGCAGCTTTGAAGAATTGCCGGTATGGCAAAGTCTAATGATTGCATCAATTCTGACAAACGTGGCGGCCCGTCCTCATTTTGTGGCCTATGACCATAAAGATGCCCATCATCGGCTCAGTCTTCGTCTTTTCCGCCAATTAGGCGGTAAACTGGCTGGTTGGACAATCCGAGATACGGATGATCCCCTGCGGTGCATGAGGTTTTTTGATGTAATTATCTTTGAATTTTTCAGACCAGCGGTTTAA
- a CDS encoding GNAT family N-acetyltransferase yields MSRDIIIRRAKASDAQDLLGIYAPYVRETAITFEYTVPSLKEFSERINKTLTKYPFLVAVHEAQILGYAYASAFKNRAAYDWAVETTIYVKQDNRQSGVGKKLYQNLEAVLRKQNICNLYACIAYPNPGSIGFHEHLGFQTIGHFSKCGYKFETWYDMVWMEKIIGEHGANPKSVIPITELEA; encoded by the coding sequence ATGAGCAGAGACATTATCATCCGTAGGGCGAAGGCCTCAGATGCACAAGACTTACTGGGCATTTATGCGCCCTATGTCAGAGAAACCGCGATTACCTTTGAATATACCGTCCCGTCCCTTAAAGAATTTAGTGAACGAATAAATAAGACCTTAACTAAATATCCTTTTTTAGTGGCCGTGCATGAAGCGCAAATTCTTGGCTATGCTTATGCTTCGGCGTTTAAAAACCGGGCCGCCTATGACTGGGCGGTGGAAACCACCATCTATGTCAAACAGGACAACCGTCAAAGCGGGGTGGGAAAAAAACTCTACCAGAACTTAGAGGCAGTTTTGAGAAAGCAGAACATTTGTAATTTGTATGCCTGCATTGCCTATCCCAATCCCGGGAGTATCGGTTTTCATGAACACCTGGGCTTCCAAACCATTGGTCATTTTTCAAAATGCGGTTATAAATTTGAAACCTGGTATGACATGGTCTGGATGGAAAAAATAATTGGTGAGCATGGTGCCAATCCAAAATCAGTTATCCCCATCACTGAATTGGAGGCGTAA
- a CDS encoding Fur family transcriptional regulator, with protein sequence MKKLDIREELKNNGMKSTKHRVAILEILIKNDQPVSAENIFFDIQKMDVSINLSTVYRNLEALAEKGLVTKLSLSGDNRSVFEYNKMVHRHYLICLGCKKILAIEHCPIKSYEHQIEDETDYEIVGHKLDLYGYCPKCKKNNPGYQPKNSQD encoded by the coding sequence ATGAAAAAGTTGGATATCCGTGAAGAACTGAAAAACAACGGCATGAAATCGACAAAACATCGGGTGGCGATTCTGGAGATACTGATAAAAAATGATCAGCCTGTTTCAGCCGAGAATATATTTTTTGACATACAGAAAATGGATGTGTCCATCAATTTGTCAACCGTTTATCGAAATCTTGAAGCTTTGGCAGAAAAGGGACTGGTGACAAAATTAAGTTTGTCGGGGGACAACCGTTCGGTGTTTGAGTATAATAAAATGGTTCATCGGCACTATCTGATTTGTTTGGGTTGTAAAAAGATCCTGGCCATTGAGCATTGTCCCATTAAAAGCTATGAACATCAAATTGAAGACGAAACCGATTATGAAATTGTTGGACACAAACTGGATCTTTATGGTTATTGTCCTAAATGTAAAAAAAATAATCCCGGCTATCAGCCAAAAAATTCGCAGGACTGA
- a CDS encoding metal ABC transporter permease, translated as MLDALSKYQFLQNAFFAGILASIVCGLIGVIIVERKLVMMSGGIAHTAYGGVGLGYLLGFEPIIGAFVFSVCAALGIGYINKKGGAESDVVIGLFWSVGMALGIFFIALMPGYPPDLSSYLFGSILSVTRFDLYLMIGLTLIVVFVVVVFFNHWKAYLFDEEFATILGVNTTILEYGLLILVAMTVVVLIRVVGIILVIALLTAPAASAGMLSSNFRNRMFYAIILGIIFCLSGMWISYEMNIASGATIVILSVGCYFCLYLGQAIRRKINRNAQKSRSKRNEEIK; from the coding sequence ATGTTAGATGCATTATCTAAATATCAATTTTTACAGAATGCTTTTTTTGCCGGGATTTTAGCCAGCATAGTTTGTGGGTTGATCGGAGTAATCATTGTTGAGCGAAAACTGGTAATGATGAGCGGCGGCATTGCCCATACGGCCTATGGTGGGGTTGGTTTGGGCTATCTGCTAGGTTTTGAGCCGATTATTGGGGCCTTTGTTTTTTCAGTCTGTGCCGCGTTGGGAATTGGTTATATTAATAAAAAGGGCGGAGCTGAATCGGATGTTGTCATCGGTCTGTTCTGGTCAGTTGGTATGGCACTGGGGATTTTTTTTATTGCCTTGATGCCCGGCTATCCGCCTGATTTGAGTTCCTATCTTTTTGGGAGTATTCTATCGGTTACACGCTTTGATCTTTATTTGATGATCGGCTTAACACTGATTGTCGTTTTTGTGGTGGTGGTGTTTTTTAATCATTGGAAGGCCTATCTGTTTGATGAGGAATTTGCTACTATTTTAGGTGTTAATACGACAATACTAGAGTATGGTCTTTTGATTCTGGTGGCAATGACCGTGGTGGTGCTGATTCGGGTTGTCGGAATTATTCTGGTTATTGCCTTGCTGACCGCCCCGGCGGCATCAGCGGGAATGCTTAGCTCAAATTTCAGAAATCGGATGTTTTATGCTATAATATTAGGGATTATCTTTTGCCTATCGGGCATGTGGATTTCGTATGAGATGAACATTGCTTCAGGTGCGACGATCGTTATTCTGTCAGTGGGATGTTATTTTTGTTTGTATCTGGGTCAGGCAATCAGACGCAAAATAAATCGGAACGCTCAGAAAAGTCGAAGTAAGCGGAATGAGGAAATCAAATGA
- the def gene encoding peptide deformylase produces the protein MAIRQLRLDEDPILRKKCKEVNEIDEKIQMILDDMLETLQSIPNSAAIAANQVGILKRLVVINMGEGVIKLVNPEIIETSGEQECTEGCLSFPGKFGTTIRPQKVTVKARNEKGDEIIIDGEDDLAKCFCHELDHLDGEVFIDKVITFLDV, from the coding sequence ATGGCAATACGACAACTTCGGCTTGATGAGGATCCAATCCTCAGAAAAAAATGCAAAGAAGTAAACGAAATCGATGAAAAAATACAAATGATTCTTGATGATATGCTAGAAACATTACAGAGTATTCCCAATAGTGCTGCAATTGCCGCCAATCAGGTGGGTATCCTAAAGCGATTGGTGGTTATTAATATGGGTGAAGGGGTGATAAAACTGGTTAATCCCGAAATCATTGAGACCAGTGGCGAACAGGAGTGCACAGAAGGTTGTCTGAGTTTTCCGGGAAAATTTGGAACGACCATCCGTCCCCAAAAAGTTACTGTTAAAGCGCGCAATGAAAAGGGTGATGAAATCATCATTGACGGCGAAGATGATTTGGCCAAGTGTTTTTGCCATGAATTGGATCATCTGGATGGGGAAGTATTTATTGATAAGGTGATCACATTTCTTGACGTTTAA
- a CDS encoding metal ABC transporter ATP-binding protein, giving the protein MKNKVVQVDNLTVYYGQTPAIAGVCLDVYEGEYLGIIGPNGGGKTTLLKTILGINPPTEGTVQIYGEPIAKKRILMGYVPQYAAMHKTFPITVFEVVLTGRIKAGFKPFFHYSEEDKEIVVNLLAKVGLSDLADRQISQLSGGEFQKMLIARALAVKPKLLLLDEPTASVDAVSREQIYGLLEELNKEMTIILVTHDLLAVSSYVGRLACLNTKLVYHGEPELTEDVVNHLYGCAVDLIAHGVPHRVLKDHGEDC; this is encoded by the coding sequence GTGAAAAATAAAGTCGTACAGGTGGATAATTTAACCGTCTACTATGGACAAACACCGGCAATTGCCGGTGTTTGTCTTGATGTTTATGAAGGTGAGTATTTAGGGATCATTGGACCCAACGGCGGTGGAAAAACAACGTTGCTAAAAACAATTTTAGGAATCAACCCGCCAACGGAGGGAACCGTCCAGATATATGGAGAGCCGATTGCGAAAAAACGGATACTGATGGGGTACGTTCCTCAGTATGCAGCCATGCATAAGACATTTCCGATTACGGTATTTGAAGTGGTTTTAACCGGTCGGATCAAAGCTGGCTTTAAACCCTTTTTTCATTACTCGGAAGAAGATAAGGAGATCGTCGTGAATTTATTGGCAAAGGTTGGGCTTAGTGATCTGGCAGACCGGCAGATTTCTCAGCTTTCAGGGGGAGAATTTCAAAAGATGTTAATCGCCAGAGCATTGGCAGTTAAACCGAAACTGCTGCTTTTGGATGAACCCACAGCCAGTGTCGATGCGGTATCACGTGAGCAAATATATGGTCTTTTAGAGGAACTCAACAAAGAAATGACGATCATTCTGGTGACCCACGATCTGCTTGCCGTATCCTCTTATGTGGGGCGACTAGCATGTTTGAATACAAAATTGGTTTATCATGGCGAGCCTGAATTGACGGAAGATGTGGTTAACCATCTTTACGGCTGTGCAGTTGATCTCATTGCCCATGGCGTTCCTCATCGGGTACTAAAGGATCACGGGGAGGATTGCTGA
- a CDS encoding VOC family protein, whose translation MKFEAPMLVVDDINRSRAFYCDVFGLEVVMDFGENITFNAGFSLQDKALWAKFINADEKSIVYRGNDMEMYFEEENLDDFLKHLKSFEGINYLHDVEEAAWGQRAIRFYDPDYHIIEVGESMAMVCRRFHDQGMTVDAIVERTMMPAEAVKSFLL comes from the coding sequence ATGAAATTTGAAGCACCGATGCTGGTGGTGGATGATATCAATCGTTCACGGGCTTTTTATTGTGATGTTTTTGGTTTGGAAGTGGTGATGGATTTTGGTGAAAATATTACCTTTAACGCAGGATTTTCGCTGCAGGATAAAGCGCTTTGGGCGAAATTTATTAATGCCGACGAAAAGTCGATTGTCTATCGGGGTAACGATATGGAGATGTACTTTGAAGAAGAAAATCTTGATGACTTTTTAAAACATCTGAAAAGTTTTGAAGGGATAAACTATTTACACGATGTCGAGGAAGCCGCCTGGGGGCAGCGAGCCATCCGCTTTTATGATCCGGATTACCATATCATCGAAGTGGGCGAAAGTATGGCCATGGTTTGCCGGCGTTTTCATGACCAGGGGATGACGGTGGATGCCATTGTGGAGCGGACCATGATGCCAGCGGAAGCGGTTAAGAGTTTTCTATTATAA
- a CDS encoding glycerophosphodiester phosphodiesterase family protein, with product MTVYIVAGIAIFIIYILLLLPGRMPKEVDDRLWTSYYAHRGLHQKDKTIPENSMAAFKKAVDAGYGIEMDLNLTADGKIVVFHDDNLLRLCGVERLITDCTYEELLAYNLGNTEEKIPLFDEVLRMVDGRVPLIVELKNTKYLNELCAKTASQLDEYDGLYCVESFHPLIVRWFYKNRPDVVRGQLSVGRKSLKGLDVKFWQWLLIISFGTNFITRPHFMAFCHGDARRKLGLSLFHLLTGRLVGWTVQDTDDIEYCKKKFDAIIFEYFEP from the coding sequence ATGACAGTGTATATCGTGGCAGGAATAGCCATATTTATCATTTATATTTTGTTGCTGCTCCCGGGCAGGATGCCAAAGGAAGTCGATGATCGATTGTGGACCAGTTATTATGCCCATCGGGGCTTGCACCAAAAGGATAAGACAATCCCAGAAAATTCGATGGCAGCCTTTAAAAAAGCAGTCGATGCCGGCTATGGAATTGAAATGGATTTAAATCTTACCGCAGATGGAAAAATCGTTGTGTTTCACGACGATAATTTATTACGTTTGTGTGGAGTGGAGCGGTTAATAACCGATTGTACCTATGAGGAATTATTGGCCTATAACCTGGGAAACACGGAAGAGAAAATCCCTCTGTTTGACGAGGTTCTGAGAATGGTGGATGGTCGGGTTCCCTTAATTGTCGAACTGAAAAATACGAAATATCTCAATGAACTCTGTGCAAAAACAGCAAGTCAGCTTGATGAATATGACGGGCTTTATTGTGTCGAATCTTTTCATCCTTTAATTGTAAGATGGTTTTATAAGAATCGGCCTGATGTAGTAAGAGGGCAGCTTTCAGTCGGTAGAAAAAGTCTCAAAGGGCTGGATGTTAAGTTCTGGCAATGGTTGTTAATTATTTCATTTGGAACCAATTTTATCACGCGCCCGCATTTTATGGCATTCTGTCACGGGGATGCCCGGCGGAAATTGGGTCTTAGCCTGTTCCACTTGTTGACCGGAAGGCTGGTCGGATGGACAGTTCAGGATACCGATGACATTGAGTATTGCAAGAAAAAATTTGATGCAATTATCTTTGAATATTTCGAACCATGA